The DNA region CCTGGGCACACGCACTGTAACCCTGAGGCAGGGGGTCAGGCAGGCAGGTCTGGGATTGGCATCTCACTTCAGAGCCAGGCAAACTGAGGCTCCAACTTGCTCATGCGCTCCTGTGACCTTGGTAACCCCATGCCTGCTTCCTCACCCTCTGGCTAGGGGCTAGTAGAAAAGCACAGCGTGGGGCCCGTCCCCTGTGTGCTGCAGCTCCTCCTGTATGAAGGCTGGCCACGTGCAGCCTGGGTGGTAGCCCCTgtacccaccccaccctgcccaccagaCCCACAGAATCAACCTTGGGGCAGTAACAGCCCCTCAAGTCCTCCCGTCGGTGGGTCTCAGCCTGAGGACCCACAGAGAAATGGGTTGAGGAGGGAGACTCGGAGGGTGGAGGGGAAATGCCTTTATTTATCCTGGACAGGTGTGGCTGGGCCTGCAACATGagctgccctcccacccccaccctcccccaatcCCAGCCAGTCCtccaggaagtgggggaggggtgggagcagCTGAAGAAGGAACAGTTCCAAaggcccagcccccacccccgttGGGGCAACTAGGCCTGAGGCCAGGGCCACGGTCTGGGGCCTTGCCTCTTGGCGCACAAGTTGCAGCCCTTGACTTTATGGCGGCAACGTATGCTTTTGTTTGGCTCTGCTACTCACAGCTGTGTCACCTTAGAAAAGTTCACCtgctcagcctcagttttctcatctgtaaaatggggatggtatgTGGGTAAAAGTACACGTGAGAGTTCTTTCTAATGTGCACTTATGAAAATACACCTATTTTTCCACATGGGCTGCTTGCGAGGATGGGGGAGTGGTGGAACTGAGCCTGGGCCCAGGGGGGTCCTGCCTTTCTGCTCCAAGGCCTCCACTCCTTACGGCCTTACCCACAGGCCCAGCAGGCTCACCTCTGCCCCTTTGCTGTTCTCGGTTCCAATATTTGTCAGACTCTCCTGGCTATGGTGGCGACGCAGAGGACAGAGGGtccctgggaggggaagggggacagGCTGAGATTATTCTGGGGCAGCTGCACCGGCGATTCCTGGAATTTTGAGGCCACGGTGCTGTTTCTTGGGCAGCGCCTAGCAGTGCTGACAGCAAGTGCTGTTTATAGCCATTCTGAAGGTCAGGCAAGCCTCTGCAAGGCTGCTGCAGGGCTGGCTCCCGAATGAACGGATGGGGAAGATAACCAGACAGTGGCCCGCCGCTGGGGAATACATCCTTAGAGGTTCCCAGGCCAGGCCCTCTCCCAGCATGCTTCTTCTCCCTGGTGTACAGAGCTGTTCCTGACCCCGGGAAATCCCTGAAGTGACTGGGCATGAGGCTGGCTGGGTCCTGGGGAGCGGGCCTTCTGAGGTCCTGGGCCGGGACATAGGACAAGGGCAACTTCACTGGCAGGCCCCGGGGGCTCCTCGGGCTGAAGGCGTTGTGAGACGGCAGCAAGTGCGAGGAGGGCAGGGCTTCCTGGGTGATGTCTGCTGGGCCTGCTGGGGCAGCTGTCCTGCCTGGGAGATATCTCCCCAGTTCCCTGAATCTCTCTCTTGTCCAGGGGCTAGCCATGATTGAaaggcccccacccagggcccttcCATTCCCAAACACAGCTTCTCTACCCCTTTGAAGCCAGGATCCACCTCTTCCCAGGAACCATTCTAAGTGGCATGAAGCAGACTTTGCCATCCAGGACCTAGAACTGGGGgacaagaggagaagaaagagactCAGAAGGCCAGGGAAGGGTGTGGTCAGCTAGAGAGGGGGCCAGTGACCCCTGGCTTTGGCACAGGGAAGTCATTGGTATGTGTGGAGTGGTGGGGGTCAAAGTCAGATGGCTGATGTGAGAGGGATGGGAGATTGTAGAGGCCAGAACTGCTGGTCACTTCTTGGAAATGCCTGGTGGTGAAGAAAGGGTGAGAAGCATGGCAGGAGCCGGTTGGAGCagctaagccttttttttttaagacaacttttttagagcagttttaggttcacagcaacgTTGAGAGGAAGATAAAGGGATTTCTCATAACCCCCTGCCCCCATGCATGCACAGCCTCCCGCATTACCAACGTCCCCCTCCAGAGTGTACATTTGTTATAACAGATGAaactacactgacacatcattattacccagagcccatagtttacattagtgtTCATGCTTGGTGTGTACGTTCTATGGTTTTGAACCAATGTAttatgacatgtatccaccattacagtatcacagagagtattttcactgccttaaaagtCCTCTGTGTAAGGAGAGGCTTTTTGAGCATAGATAAGAATCTGGCTTTTTTATCAGCCAGGGTGGGGTTGGAGAGAGGGGCCATGGGAAGACAGAAGCTTCCAGTGAGAGGGCGAGGGATGGAGCAAGGCCCCAGGGGAGGCCAGATGGGAAGGGAACAGAGCATGGCATGACAGTAATTTAATCACACAATGTAAAATGCACTTAGGGCTCCCTGGAAATCCCCTGGGATGTCATCCTGGGAAGGTCAGGAGGAGATGCTGGAAGCTGCACAGTCCACAGCACCCACTGCCTGCCTTTGCCTCCCATCCCTTGCCACACCTACACTGGCAGGTCTAGAGGGAAAGGAAGTCAGGGGCCTGTCTGGCTTTAAGCACTAGGAGTGATGGCCGGGACCTTCTGTGGAGCCCAGTGGCCCCCTCTGCTGCCAGGGAGCTGGGGAAATAGGAGCCAAGGGCATGGGTGTGCCTGAGCCCCAGACGGTGCCTTGCTTCCCTGGGATGCTGGACAGAACTTCTCTCCCCTCCAGCTGATGCTCAGGCCCCTCTAGGGACAGGAGGCTAGCTCAGGACTGATCAGTCAGGGCTGGCCCTTCACACACCACCCTCTGCCAGCTCCCGATCTTGTTTCCTCTGGAGGCGGGGGCTGCAGCCTCCCAGACTCCAACCCCTGGCACCTCCCAGGGGAAGGGGTCAGAAACAGCACTTGCACCTCCTCGGTCGGGAGCTTCCCTGAAATTGTCTCAGCTCTGCACTGTCTTTGTATAatgccctatttatttatttatttttatttttattattattattttttttttttttgcggtacaacggcctctcactgctgtgccctctcccgttgcggagcacaggctccggacgcgcaggctcagcggccatggctcacgggcccagccgctccgcggcatgtgggatcttcccggaccgggacacgaacccgcgtcccctgcatcggcaggcggactctcaaccactgcgccgccagggaagccctataatgccCTATTTAATGATGAAATCCTCTCCACAATCCCGGGAGAAAGGCATCATTGCTGTCTTTATGCAGAGGTCATGGAGGCTAGCACTGCAACCTCAGGTCTGGCTCAGACTACAGTCCATGGTCTTTGCTCTTCTGCTTCCCCCCAAGGCACCCGAATGTCATGGGGGCCACAGCTGCTCCCTGGCACCAGCTATCCCTGTGCCCCCTCTGGGGTGCCCTACACCATGGCCCAGCAAGGAGGGCAGGCTAGGTGGCGATCTTGGCCCCCAAACACTTAGAGCCTGCCTTAAGGGCTTCTGAGACAGGACCTCGGTCCTGGAGCTCTGCCCATGGCTGGGCTCCCTGTTGAGAGGTGGCTGGTGACTAGAAAAGGTGAAAAGTGAAATGGGAATGAAACAATCATTACAAAGAATTTTTCAAACGCTCCAAAGGGGCTAgaaagactttaaagaaaaaaaaatcctccaaggATTTAGGAGCGTGGGGTCTTTTCTGGGACAAGGaaagcagagggagggggctagGGAGTCAGGCAAGAAGGTACATGGGTACCTCACACCTGGACTGCCCTCTTCATaagccctgggctctgggcaaGCGTTCAAGGGTGGCCGCACCCTTCTGCCAGGCAGGCTGCTCCTGCAGAGCGAGGAGGGATCTGACAGCCCTTGGGCAGAGCTGAGGGGCAACTTCCTTAGAGTCCCTGCCTCCTTCTCTAGGGAGACCTGGGCAGAACTAGCAGAGCACCTCCCTACAAGAGGATTATAGCATCCTCCACCCCACCAGCCCGAGGGGTCTTGAACCCTGCTCAGGGCAGCCAAAGGTCAGGCCAGCTGAGCCCTGACAAGCACACACAGGTGCAAGGAGAGGCGCCAGGGACAGGCTGGAGCCAGCTTGGTGGCAAATTCCTCAGGGGGTTTGGCTGTTGACCAAGCCTGGGGGAGCCTGGGCTCTTCCCTGGGAAAAGGATCATCTCAGTCTATACCTGAGGATGAGGGGGAGCCAGCCAGGGCCAGGCAAGGGGAAGGTGGGAGCCCTGTGGGAAGGTATGATGTTAGCTAACCCATGCCTGAGGGAGAAATAAGTCCTCGAGGCAGCTTGGAAGGGAGGGCATTTCAGACGGCCCCGTGGTTTGCCCTAGCTGATCTGGCCCCAGCCTCTCTTGGATGTCATTCTGATGTCCTTGTTCACACTTAATCCATCATCTCCTGGACACAGCTCTGGTCCTGCCTGGCAGGCATCACATCTGCAGGCATGAGGCCCTCCCCTCTGTCTGGGGTCTCTGGCTGCCCTGCCTGGGAGCTCCCTGCTGCAGGCTGATGGCCCCCTTCTCTGTGGATGCTTAGAAGCATCTGGGGGAGCCCTGGGTCGGGAAGCCCTGGCATGGGGGTGTCCTGCTGTGGGGGAACCCTGTGGGCAGTCCACTAAGACAGCAGAGGCATTGTGCAATTCACCCTGAATGGGAGCATACTGGCGTCTGCTACTTTCTCTGAAATGCTTCAAACATAatatggattgatggatggagagagggatGGACACTTGACCAGCAAGTTGAGTGAAATGCTACAGTAGAACCTCGGTGGTGGGTATTTGGGTGCTCCCCGTAGAATTAGTTCTGCCTTACTGTGTTTGAAGGTGTCTATAATAAAATACCCGGAAGAGCAGAGGCCTGAATATGAAGCTAGAAGGTGTAGGGAAAGGTGATTTTCTTGCAGGACAGGCCTGGCTGGGCAACTCAGTTTGCCCTCAGGAGTCCCCTCTCAGCCTAGAAAgtgttttgctttcctttgttgTCGTTTCTTACCCTTTGCTTAACCGCTTAAATCAAAGGAAACAACACACTCCTGTCACTAGTAGAGGCTCTGTATGGCCATTGATTTGGGGATAAAGGCGACGTGTGTTTTGAGATGGCCCGAGCGCTTCCAAGATTCCCCTACGGGAGCCTGGAGAGCAGGCAGGACTTGGCAAACCGGACATTGTGGCTTCCTGACAATCAAGGCATTTGTTTCTCTATTGTCCTGGCCTCATCCCAGCAGATTCCAGGGGCGGTGGGGAGGCTGCTCAGGGCACAAGGTGGCCAGTGTTTAAGAAGGTACCACAGTTCCTGGGTCTGAAATGGCGGGTCAGCAGCAATTGGCAAGAGTTCTCCTGGTCTTGCTATAATCACTGGGTTAACACACATGGTTCCTGACCCACCCTGTAGAGCCTGTCTGGGAATGGGCTGGAGGCTGGTGACTGCAGGGCTCTGGTTAGGATGGGAGTTCCTTCCCTCCGAGGGGCCCGGCAGGAAGTTTCCATCCATGTCTGAGAGCCCAGAATCTGGCCAGAGGCCCACCGAGGCCTGGCACCCAGGGTATGGGACTGTCCCCAGGACCTATTTGGGCTCCTTCTAGGATGGTCCCCAAGCCTTGGCCAGAAAATGGCTTCTGCCAGCATTAGGAGCCAGCCTTGTCCTTGGGGTATAGCCAGGAAGGTGACTGGGATGTGCCCAGAGAAGCCAGGAGGACTGGTTGGTGGGCATGTTGGGGAGGAAAAGCCAAGGGACACCCTCTAGGCACAGCTCGGTGGGGGGTGACTCCCAGGGGCTCCTCTTTCCTATGATGTCACTGGAGGCAAGCCCTGCCCGGCACCCCATGTGATGTCACAGCATGCTTCCACATTATGTCGTGGGGGTCAGGTTATGAAATCATTCTATGTGATGTCAGGAGGGGGTGAAGCCAAAGTCTCCACGACATCCCATGAGACACCTTTAGGGGTGAAGCTTCATCACACTCCATGTAATGTCACTAGGGGCCGGCCCGCAAGCTATTTTAGGTGATGTCACTAGGCCTTCCAGAATTCTGCATTTCATGGGATGTCACTGCATAGGAGGCCACCATAGCATTCAGGGTGCTATTACTGGGGGCTGGACATGCAGAACTTGGCATTGTGCACGATGTCCCTGGGTGTGGAATCTGAGCCATCTCAGCATCCGAGGTAATGTCCCTGGGAGTGTGGTCTTCCTGACATTGCAGGTGGGGCGGCATATCTGTGGCATTCTGTGTGATCACACTGGGGGTAGGGCCCCCAGACTCTAGCATTCTGTAATGTCACTAGAGTGCAAGATTTGGGAACTGGCCTCCACATCTGCACCTCCCCTTTGGGAAATATGAAGCtaaccacagagcaccgagctccATGTCCCAGCTGACCTTGCTCCCGCAAGCAGCCCTGACAGCTCTGCCAGCCCTCTCTGCACACCTGCCACAGTAGAGTACGACACACTTACACTAGGATGCTTTTGTGAGGGTACATTTGGCCTGCCTGCTGGCCTGGCAGCATCTCTATGGTGGTGCTGAGTCTTAGCAGCTGCTGAATTCTTCTGGAGCCTGGAAAGTGTGCCATGGGTTTTCAAGGTGTAGATGTTATAGTAGGCTAATTggtgtaacaaacaacccccagtTCTCTTAGCACAgtggaagtttatttctcattcatgcaACATCCAATTCGGTGCTCCTTAGTCATTTCTCCTCCAAGCAGTGACTCCATGATCCAGGTCCCTTGCAGTTAGTGGCTTGGCTGTCCTCCTCTGGGTCCTCTGCATCCAGTCAGCTGACAAGCAGAGAGAGTGCAGGATGGCAAGACGGTTGCTAGGGGCAGGCCTGGAAGTGGTGTGCATTGATTTCAGAGCTAGTCTCATGGCTGCACTCAGATACAAAGCACCAGGAAATGTGgtagctctgtgccaggaaaagGAAGCAGGCTTGGTGGTCATAGTGAATGAAAGACAAAATGGCAAGCCTCTACTGGATGATCCCTGGTGATTCTTCCCTGAGGACGGGCCCATCCTCAGGTCACCCTTCTTATGTTCACCCCCCATCTGCTATCCTCTCAGATCACACCAGGCAGCAAGGCCGCCCAGTCCCAGCTCAGCCCGGGTGACCTTGTGGTGGCCATTGACGGCGTCAACACAGATACCATGACCCACCTGGAGGCCCAGAACAAGATCAAGTCTGCCAGCTACAACCTGAGTCTCACACTGCAGAAGTAGGTGGGAGCTCTCCAGAGCAGGGGGCAGAGGTTGGGTGTGGGCACCAAGGGCCTGGGAGAGGAGCTGTCCAGCATGGGCCCAGCCTTGTGCTACCGGACCGCACAGGGAAGTGAGGACAGCCTCTGGACCAGAAGAAGGACAGGCGCAAGTCATCAAGCACCTGCCATGTCTGtgcctcactttacagatgaggctcagagagggtggaTAACGGTGCTGCTGGTACGTGGGCAGGCGGGCCTGGAAGCCAGGGTCTTCCCTGCTTCCTCTGTGCACAGGCAGCCTCCCTGAGACCTAGCAGAGGCCCGTGGCTGCAAAGTACCCCAGAGCCGTGACTTCTCCATGCTGGTCTGGCCCAGGGGACACCCAGGTCCTCTGCCCTGGCTCCCTGGGTTCCAGATGTTCTCCCCTCTCCAGTCTTTCTCAGGCAGGAGCTCCTGGACCCAATGGCAACTGTCTTCATTTCTGGTTTTTCCAGGTCGAAGCGTCCCATTCTCATCTCCACGGCAGCGCCCCCGATCCAGTCCCCTCTGCCTGTGATCCCCCACCAAAAGGTAGGTGCTGACTGTGGGTGGCAGGCTCCACTCTGGGCCGTGGTTCCCGGAGTGCAGCCCCTGGTCTGCCTGCCTGACACTCGGCTGGCCTAACTCTGGCAAGGTGGGGGGATCAGcccggcccagccctgcccctgcctcgGCTGATGCCGGGGATGTGGTGCAGATCCCCCCGGGAAGAAGCGTTCGAGCCCCATAAAATGTTGCATGTAGGGGTGCCTGCCTGGGTGCTTAGCCAACACCCTGGGCCTCATGGGAGGGCTGACAGGAAATCCACTTAGGCAGCGGTGTTTTCAGAAAAGGGACCATTCTCCCAGCCAAGTAGGGACAAGTGTCCGGAAGGCTCTGACCCTCATCCTCCTAAAGGcactggggaggggggtgtgaCCGTGGCATGTAAGCCGAGGCCCCAGTTTGAGCTGGTCACCCCAGGAGGAGCTCCCAGGCATGGGGGGCCTGCTGGCCCTCAGGGTTTCTCCTGTGTCACAGGCTCTCTCCCTCCcgtttccctttctcctcccagtTGCTCGCTCCTTTGCCACACTCAGAAGTGCTGGCGCAGCCAGCAGGTAGCAGgccccttcccagctccctctaAGCAGCTCAGCCCTGAGGGACCCAGAGCATGGGAGGCCTCCCCCACCGCTCCTACAGGACTACACACTCCCGCCACTCTCCACCCCTCTTTGCAGGACCTCATACTGACCCTGTCTGTCCAGTGGGGCCGAGTGGGTGAtggacagggtggggagaggggacaagAAGAAGATGATGGGGGTCTGGGGTGGGTGACAGATTGAGGAAGTGGACAGAGGGCTGTTGGGGAGAAGTTGCAGAGGCAGACTGAGGGAAGCAAATGTCAGCCCCCCTccttcctcagtttcccctctgcaCCTCTACTCTGCCTGTTCACCACCAGCCCAGAAGGCCCCCTCTCACCGGCCATGTGGGCCATTGCAGAGTGGGGCCAGCAGAGCAGGAGGCAGGGCTGTGCTCACCAGGTGCCCCCATTCAGGGGAAGGGGGAACAGGTGTAGGATGGAGGGGTCTCCCCACAATTCCCTGAGACCACACCCCCCTTTCCTCCAGCCCTGAAGGCAGGCTGGCTTGGCCTAGCTTTCTGTGCGGGGCTCTGCGTTTTGTCCAGGTAGATGACAGCTTCAGGGCCAGGAGCTTCACCCCGCTCTTTTTGACAAAACTCTTCTCTTCCAGGTGTCCTTTCTATTCCCCAACCCCGACCTTGGTGCAGTGggctgcaggctccagggtggtGGGCTGCTAGGCGCTCGCACTAACCCCTCTGTTTCAGGTTCACGCAGAAGCGCTGGGATGGGCGTGGCCTCTaattgctctcttctctctcccctgcatGGTGCTGCCCTGGGCCAGGACCCTGCTCTGGACACGAACAGCAGCTTGGCAGCACCCAGCCCCAACCCCGAGGCGAGGGCCATCCCGGGCACCCCAGGCAACCTGGAGCTCGGGCAGACCTTTAGCTCCTCCTTCTCCCAGACCTCCGTCTTCTCCTCACACACGGAGGCCTCTGACGCTGGCCCTCCGTGGGGCAGCCCGGGGGCCAAGGTCAGCCTGGAGGGGGCCCTCGACTCTCTAAGCCCGAAAGCCCCGCGGGGTTCGAGCCAGCCAAAGCAGTATAACAACCCCGTTGGCCTGTACTCGGCAGAGACGCTGAGGGAGATGGCTCAGATGTATCAGATGAGCCTCCGAGGGAAGGCCTCAGGTGCTGGACTCCTAGGAGGGTAGGTAACGGGCTCACAGCTCTCCACTGGTGGTCAGGGGCCATCTGGGTCCTCAGTGCTCGTAGAGGCCTGGTCATGTAGTCAGAGCGAGGAACTGGCCTCATTCTGGCCAGCTCCAAGCCCATGAGGCAGTGCAGGCTAAGAGCAGTGAAATCAATCAATCATCCTATTGACATTTGCCATGAACCGGGCCCATCATTGCTTTACGCAAGCTGGGGCGATGTGTCAGATTTtgcagagagggaaactgagggtcagagaaggtTAAGTCAAGGTCCAGCTGTCCAGCTACTAAGTGGCCAAGCTGGGCCTGAATACAAGAGACTCTGACTCCCCAAACTTTCACATCAGGTCACCCACCAAGACAGGACAAAGCCTGATACCTCCAGGAACTCTGGGGCAAAGGGACAGGCTGGTCGCCACCCCTTTGGGAGTCCTGAGAGGTGGGAGAGCAAGT from Physeter macrocephalus isolate SW-GA unplaced genomic scaffold, ASM283717v5 random_721, whole genome shotgun sequence includes:
- the LOC102973773 gene encoding LIM domain-binding protein 3 isoform X3, coding for MSYSVTLTGPGPWGFRLQGGKDFNMPLTISRITPGSKAAQSQLSPGDLVVAIDGVNTDTMTHLEAQNKIKSASYNLSLTLQKSKRPILISTAAPPIQSPLPVIPHQKDPALDTNSSLAAPSPNPEARAIPGTPGNLELGQTFSSSFSQTSVFSSHTEASDAGPPWGSPGAKVSLEGALDSLSPKAPRGSSQPKQYNNPVGLYSAETLREMAQMYQMSLRGKASGAGLLGGPMQLV